In Juglans regia cultivar Chandler chromosome 5, Walnut 2.0, whole genome shotgun sequence, the following are encoded in one genomic region:
- the LOC109015685 gene encoding copper transporter 6-like, which produces MKTQKITFFWGNYTQVIFSGWPGQSFSSYILALVLVFVLGFAVEWLSHTKIIKSSCSTDKITAGLLQTGMHGIRVGMAYLAMLAVMSMNVGVLLAAIAGYTVGFLIFGSCVFVINYNAKMSSTSMQLPFHDDPDLPPFNC; this is translated from the coding sequence atgaaaacccagaaaattacatttttctgGGGCAATTACACTCAAGTGATCTTCTCAGGTTGGCCAGGACAAAGCTTCAGCTCCTACATATTAGCCTTGGTTTTAGTCTTTGTGCTTGGTTTTGCGGTAGAGTGGCTTTCGCACACGAAGATCATTAAATCCAGCTGCAGCACAGATAAGATCACGGCGGGACTTCTGCAAACAGGCATGCATGGGATTCGGGTGGGAATGGCGTATTTGGCAATGCTGGCTGTCATGTCAATGAATGTTGGGGTGCTGCTTGCTGCGATTGCAGGATATACAGTAGGGTTCTTGATCTTTGGCAGTTGTGTTTTTGTGATCAATTATAATGCTAAGATGTCGTCGACGTCGATGCAGCTGCCTTTCCACGATGATCCCGATCTTCCTCCTTTCAATtgctga
- the LOC108985228 gene encoding copper transporter 1-like, with protein sequence MDGMDHGAHDTHGMDGMAPTSSSTNTTPMGMMDGHHEMAMMHMTFFWSKNAYILFSGWPGTSTGMYVLALIFVFVLCIIVEWLSRYPLIKTGPKHVTAGLLQTLLHGLKVGLGFMVMLAVMSFNVGVFLVAVAGHSVGFLLFHSRVFKDSDTGKRGDVLPSSC encoded by the coding sequence ATGGATGGTATGGATCATGGAGCTCATGATACGCACGGCATGGATGGGATGGCACCAACATCATCATCGACGAATACCACCCCCATGGGGATGATGGACGGGCATCATGAGATGGCCATGATGCACATGACCTTCTTCTGGAGCAAAAACGCCTACATACTCTTCTCCGGGTGGCCCGGCACAAGCACAGGCATGTATGTGTTGGCCTTGATATTTGTCTTTGTCCTCTGCATCATCGTCGAGTGGCTGTCTCGTTACCCACTGATCAAAACCGGGCCAAAGCATGTGACGGCCGGTCTGCTGCAGACACTGTTGCATGGCTTAAAGGTGGGGCTGGGTTTCATGGTTATGCTGGCAGTGATGTCTTTCAACGTTGGTGTGTTTTTGGTTGCTGTTGCTGGGCATAGTGTGGGGTTCTTGTTGTTTCACAGTAGGGTTTTCAAGGACTCTGATACTGGAAAGCGCGGTGATGTTCTTCCCTCAAGCTGTTGA
- the LOC108985232 gene encoding uncharacterized protein LOC108985232 isoform X4, whose protein sequence is MAVDRHTPDLLLPSQFDPYDEQDLFPENILKPSHLHKDFSSNSKPWEADPHGHGNESVFSNSPVESDLGSADTESDRDDDYIAELTRQMSHYMLQEDHDQNSLPCTEKMEKTWGLAGSPQSTLWPPLGSSHGSPHIGSSQEDPFRYGTYDEGLRSSSFKPGVGLNSNPALTDDQLRAIQVFYTLKQRAMKQQDSPNWPGRQAKAPTRQPEQLRDQQPDQQVHEQKGGLCINFGRSLDGGKSRTTNPWTQSPTQREPQVKCNQQKGLSAMRMFVLGGESSSESSCNGTGVFLPRGIWYSSEPRKKPGCSNVFIPARVVQALQLHFDQMGVKPRTKAGGCPLQLDGWMGRRNDSKQKRQQRTAPAMSHHHMGLPQEWKY, encoded by the exons ATGGCTGTTGACCGACACACTCCAGATTTACTTCTTCCCTCTCAGTTTGATCCCTACGACGAGCAAGATCTCTTTCCAGAGAATATTCTCAAACCTTCCCACCTGCACAAAGACTTCTCGAGCAATTCTAAACCCTGGGAAGCTGATCCCCACGGTCACGGAAATGAATCGGTTTTCAGTAATTCCCCTGTTGAGTCGGACCTCGGTTCGGCCGATACGGAGAGTGACAGGGACGACGATTACATTGCCGAGTTAACTCGCCAGATGTCTCACTACATGCTCCAAGAAGATCATGACCAAAACTCCCTCCCATGCactgaaaaaatggaaaag ACATGGGGTTTGGCTGGCTCGCCACAGTCAACGCTATGGCCACCGCTGGGCTCGAGCCATGGAAGCCCACATATTGGTTCTTCTCAAGAAGATCCCTTTCGGTATGGCACCTATGATGAGGGGCTTCGGAGCTCTTCATTCAAACCAGGTGTTGGGTTGAACTCAAATCCAGCTCTCACTGACGATCAACTTCGTGCTATTCAAGTa TTCTATACGCTTAAACAGCGTGCTATGAAGCAACAAGACTCTCCAAACTGGCCGGGAAGACAAGCTAAAGCGCCTACTCGCCAACCAGAGCAATTAAGAGATCAACAGCCAGATCAGCAGGTTCATGAGCAGAAAGGTGGattatgtattaattttggCCGGTCACTTGATGGAGGAAAGTCTCGTACAACAAACCCCTGGACTCAGTCTCCGACTCAGAGAGAGCCACAGGTGAAGTGTAACCAGCAAAAAGGGTTGTCGGCTATGAGGATGTTTGTACTGGGAGGCGAGTCAAGCAGTGAGTCATCATGTAATGGGACAGGTGTTTTCCTGCCTCGAGGAATCTGGTACTCTTCGGAACCACGCAAGAAACCAG GTTGCTCCAATGTTTTTATACCAGCAAGAGTAGTGCAGGCCCTGCAACTCCACTTTGACCAGATGGGAGTGAAGCCTCGAACCAAAGCTGGTGGTTGCCCTCTGCAGCTAG ATGGTTGGATGGGAAGGAGAAACGATTCAAAGCAGAAACGACAGCAGCGGACCGCACCAGCTATGAGCCATCATCACATGGGGCTGCCTCAAGAATGGAAGTACTGA
- the LOC108985232 gene encoding uncharacterized protein LOC108985232 isoform X2 has protein sequence MAVDRHTPDLLLPSQFDPYDEQDLFPENILKPSHLHKDFSSNSKPWEADPHGHGNESVFSNSPVESDLGSADTESDRDDDYIAELTRQMSHYMLQEDHDQNSLPCTEKMEKTWGLAGSPQSTLWPPLGSSHGSPHIGSSQEDPFRYGTYDEGLRSSSFKPGVGLNSNPALTDDQLRAIQVFYTLKQRAMKQQDSPNWPGRQAKAPTRQPEQLRDQQPDQQVHEQKGGLCINFGRSLDGGKSRTTNPWTQSPTQREPQVKCNQQKGLSAMRMFVLGGESSSESSCNGTGVFLPRGIWYSSEPRKKPGCSNVFIPARVVQALQLHFDQMGVKPRTKAGGCPLQLADGWMGRRNDSKQKRQQRTAPAMSHHHMGLPQEWKY, from the exons ATGGCTGTTGACCGACACACTCCAGATTTACTTCTTCCCTCTCAGTTTGATCCCTACGACGAGCAAGATCTCTTTCCAGAGAATATTCTCAAACCTTCCCACCTGCACAAAGACTTCTCGAGCAATTCTAAACCCTGGGAAGCTGATCCCCACGGTCACGGAAATGAATCGGTTTTCAGTAATTCCCCTGTTGAGTCGGACCTCGGTTCGGCCGATACGGAGAGTGACAGGGACGACGATTACATTGCCGAGTTAACTCGCCAGATGTCTCACTACATGCTCCAAGAAGATCATGACCAAAACTCCCTCCCATGCactgaaaaaatggaaaag ACATGGGGTTTGGCTGGCTCGCCACAGTCAACGCTATGGCCACCGCTGGGCTCGAGCCATGGAAGCCCACATATTGGTTCTTCTCAAGAAGATCCCTTTCGGTATGGCACCTATGATGAGGGGCTTCGGAGCTCTTCATTCAAACCAGGTGTTGGGTTGAACTCAAATCCAGCTCTCACTGACGATCAACTTCGTGCTATTCAAGTa TTCTATACGCTTAAACAGCGTGCTATGAAGCAACAAGACTCTCCAAACTGGCCGGGAAGACAAGCTAAAGCGCCTACTCGCCAACCAGAGCAATTAAGAGATCAACAGCCAGATCAGCAGGTTCATGAGCAGAAAGGTGGattatgtattaattttggCCGGTCACTTGATGGAGGAAAGTCTCGTACAACAAACCCCTGGACTCAGTCTCCGACTCAGAGAGAGCCACAGGTGAAGTGTAACCAGCAAAAAGGGTTGTCGGCTATGAGGATGTTTGTACTGGGAGGCGAGTCAAGCAGTGAGTCATCATGTAATGGGACAGGTGTTTTCCTGCCTCGAGGAATCTGGTACTCTTCGGAACCACGCAAGAAACCAG GTTGCTCCAATGTTTTTATACCAGCAAGAGTAGTGCAGGCCCTGCAACTCCACTTTGACCAGATGGGAGTGAAGCCTCGAACCAAAGCTGGTGGTTGCCCTCTGCAGCTAG CAGATGGTTGGATGGGAAGGAGAAACGATTCAAAGCAGAAACGACAGCAGCGGACCGCACCAGCTATGAGCCATCATCACATGGGGCTGCCTCAAGAATGGAAGTACTGA
- the LOC108985232 gene encoding uncharacterized protein LOC108985232 isoform X1: MAVDRHTPDLLLPSQFDPYDEQDLFPENILKPSHLHKDFSSNSKPWEADPHGHGNESVFSNSPVESDLGSADTESDRDDDYIAELTRQMSHYMLQEDHDQNSLPCTEKMEKTWGLAGSPQSTLWPPLGSSHGSPHIGSSQEDPFRYGTYDEGLRSSSFKPGVGLNSNPALTDDQLRAIQVFYTLKQRAMKQQDSPNWPGRQAKAPTRQPEQLRDQQPDQQVHEQKGGLCINFGRSLDGGKSRTTNPWTQSPTQREPQVKCNQQKGLSAMRMFVLGGESSSESSCNGTGVFLPRGIWYSSEPRKKPGCSNVFIPARVVQALQLHFDQMGVKPRTKAGGCPLQLAADGWMGRRNDSKQKRQQRTAPAMSHHHMGLPQEWKY, encoded by the exons ATGGCTGTTGACCGACACACTCCAGATTTACTTCTTCCCTCTCAGTTTGATCCCTACGACGAGCAAGATCTCTTTCCAGAGAATATTCTCAAACCTTCCCACCTGCACAAAGACTTCTCGAGCAATTCTAAACCCTGGGAAGCTGATCCCCACGGTCACGGAAATGAATCGGTTTTCAGTAATTCCCCTGTTGAGTCGGACCTCGGTTCGGCCGATACGGAGAGTGACAGGGACGACGATTACATTGCCGAGTTAACTCGCCAGATGTCTCACTACATGCTCCAAGAAGATCATGACCAAAACTCCCTCCCATGCactgaaaaaatggaaaag ACATGGGGTTTGGCTGGCTCGCCACAGTCAACGCTATGGCCACCGCTGGGCTCGAGCCATGGAAGCCCACATATTGGTTCTTCTCAAGAAGATCCCTTTCGGTATGGCACCTATGATGAGGGGCTTCGGAGCTCTTCATTCAAACCAGGTGTTGGGTTGAACTCAAATCCAGCTCTCACTGACGATCAACTTCGTGCTATTCAAGTa TTCTATACGCTTAAACAGCGTGCTATGAAGCAACAAGACTCTCCAAACTGGCCGGGAAGACAAGCTAAAGCGCCTACTCGCCAACCAGAGCAATTAAGAGATCAACAGCCAGATCAGCAGGTTCATGAGCAGAAAGGTGGattatgtattaattttggCCGGTCACTTGATGGAGGAAAGTCTCGTACAACAAACCCCTGGACTCAGTCTCCGACTCAGAGAGAGCCACAGGTGAAGTGTAACCAGCAAAAAGGGTTGTCGGCTATGAGGATGTTTGTACTGGGAGGCGAGTCAAGCAGTGAGTCATCATGTAATGGGACAGGTGTTTTCCTGCCTCGAGGAATCTGGTACTCTTCGGAACCACGCAAGAAACCAG GTTGCTCCAATGTTTTTATACCAGCAAGAGTAGTGCAGGCCCTGCAACTCCACTTTGACCAGATGGGAGTGAAGCCTCGAACCAAAGCTGGTGGTTGCCCTCTGCAGCTAG CAGCAGATGGTTGGATGGGAAGGAGAAACGATTCAAAGCAGAAACGACAGCAGCGGACCGCACCAGCTATGAGCCATCATCACATGGGGCTGCCTCAAGAATGGAAGTACTGA
- the LOC108985232 gene encoding uncharacterized protein LOC108985232 isoform X3, which produces MAVDRHTPDLLLPSQFDPYDEQDLFPENILKPSHLHKDFSSNSKPWEADPHGHGNESVFSNSPVESDLGSADTESDRDDDYIAELTRQMSHYMLQEDHDQNSLPCTEKMEKTWGLAGSPQSTLWPPLGSSHGSPHIGSSQEDPFRYGTYDEGLRSSSFKPGVGLNSNPALTDDQLRAIQFYTLKQRAMKQQDSPNWPGRQAKAPTRQPEQLRDQQPDQQVHEQKGGLCINFGRSLDGGKSRTTNPWTQSPTQREPQVKCNQQKGLSAMRMFVLGGESSSESSCNGTGVFLPRGIWYSSEPRKKPGCSNVFIPARVVQALQLHFDQMGVKPRTKAGGCPLQLAADGWMGRRNDSKQKRQQRTAPAMSHHHMGLPQEWKY; this is translated from the exons ATGGCTGTTGACCGACACACTCCAGATTTACTTCTTCCCTCTCAGTTTGATCCCTACGACGAGCAAGATCTCTTTCCAGAGAATATTCTCAAACCTTCCCACCTGCACAAAGACTTCTCGAGCAATTCTAAACCCTGGGAAGCTGATCCCCACGGTCACGGAAATGAATCGGTTTTCAGTAATTCCCCTGTTGAGTCGGACCTCGGTTCGGCCGATACGGAGAGTGACAGGGACGACGATTACATTGCCGAGTTAACTCGCCAGATGTCTCACTACATGCTCCAAGAAGATCATGACCAAAACTCCCTCCCATGCactgaaaaaatggaaaag ACATGGGGTTTGGCTGGCTCGCCACAGTCAACGCTATGGCCACCGCTGGGCTCGAGCCATGGAAGCCCACATATTGGTTCTTCTCAAGAAGATCCCTTTCGGTATGGCACCTATGATGAGGGGCTTCGGAGCTCTTCATTCAAACCAGGTGTTGGGTTGAACTCAAATCCAGCTCTCACTGACGATCAACTTCGTGCTATTCAA TTCTATACGCTTAAACAGCGTGCTATGAAGCAACAAGACTCTCCAAACTGGCCGGGAAGACAAGCTAAAGCGCCTACTCGCCAACCAGAGCAATTAAGAGATCAACAGCCAGATCAGCAGGTTCATGAGCAGAAAGGTGGattatgtattaattttggCCGGTCACTTGATGGAGGAAAGTCTCGTACAACAAACCCCTGGACTCAGTCTCCGACTCAGAGAGAGCCACAGGTGAAGTGTAACCAGCAAAAAGGGTTGTCGGCTATGAGGATGTTTGTACTGGGAGGCGAGTCAAGCAGTGAGTCATCATGTAATGGGACAGGTGTTTTCCTGCCTCGAGGAATCTGGTACTCTTCGGAACCACGCAAGAAACCAG GTTGCTCCAATGTTTTTATACCAGCAAGAGTAGTGCAGGCCCTGCAACTCCACTTTGACCAGATGGGAGTGAAGCCTCGAACCAAAGCTGGTGGTTGCCCTCTGCAGCTAG CAGCAGATGGTTGGATGGGAAGGAGAAACGATTCAAAGCAGAAACGACAGCAGCGGACCGCACCAGCTATGAGCCATCATCACATGGGGCTGCCTCAAGAATGGAAGTACTGA